A single region of the Halopiger xanaduensis SH-6 genome encodes:
- a CDS encoding protein-L-isoaspartate O-methyltransferase family protein, protein MDPAVLREDMVDGLESAAKDVLRDEAVAVAMRDVPRHEFVDDERAAYADREHEVFGTRVLAPSTAARMLQALDLEEGHSVLIVGAGVGYTAAVAAELAGEANVHAIDIARPLVYEARGNLASAGYEGVLVDRRDGADGLPEYAPFDRILLEAAAVDPPRALRKQLADDGRLVLPRGSQSQRLEVVTADGDRERRGPVAFDPLLVEGEQSGAVERNRTAREDVEHAQRRAESRRGWEQDWIEWDEAIDSQSRPR, encoded by the coding sequence ATGGACCCCGCGGTACTCCGGGAAGACATGGTCGACGGCCTCGAGTCCGCCGCGAAGGACGTCCTCCGGGACGAGGCCGTCGCCGTCGCCATGCGCGACGTGCCCCGCCACGAGTTCGTCGACGACGAGCGAGCGGCCTACGCCGATCGCGAGCACGAAGTCTTCGGCACCCGCGTGCTCGCACCGAGCACGGCCGCCCGCATGCTGCAGGCGCTCGACCTCGAGGAGGGTCACTCCGTACTGATCGTCGGCGCGGGCGTCGGCTACACGGCCGCCGTCGCTGCCGAACTCGCCGGCGAGGCGAACGTCCACGCGATCGACATCGCCCGCCCGCTCGTCTACGAAGCGCGGGGCAACCTCGCGTCGGCCGGCTACGAGGGCGTCCTCGTCGACCGCCGCGACGGCGCCGACGGCCTCCCCGAGTACGCCCCGTTCGACCGCATCCTGCTCGAGGCCGCGGCCGTCGACCCGCCGCGGGCGCTGCGCAAGCAACTGGCCGACGACGGCCGCCTCGTACTCCCGCGGGGCTCGCAGTCGCAACGTCTCGAGGTCGTGACGGCCGACGGCGATCGCGAGCGGCGCGGCCCCGTCGCCTTCGATCCGCTGCTCGTGGAGGGCGAACAGTCCGGCGCCGTCGAGCGCAATCGGACGGCCCGCGAGGACGTCGAGCACGCCCAGCGCCGCGCGGAGTCGCGCCGGGGCTGGGAACAGGACTGGATCGAGTGGGACGAAGCGATCGACTCGCAGTCACGGCCGCGGTAA
- a CDS encoding protein-L-isoaspartate(D-aspartate) O-methyltransferase has product MFDRFRSSADGDADSDDGEYEAARERMVRTVAHRVADDRVLEALEDVPRHEFVPPDRRGEAYADRPLPIGDGQTISAPHMVAVMADRLDLEPGDEVLEIGTGCGYHAAVTAEIVGPENVYSVEYGEQLAEQARARLEEIGYGEIDVRIGDGRNGWAEQAPYDAAYFTCATAELPEPVVEQVRPGGRILAPVGTGRQTLVQADKRADGSLERTEHGGVRFVQMRG; this is encoded by the coding sequence ATGTTCGATCGGTTCCGCTCGAGCGCCGACGGCGACGCCGACTCCGACGACGGCGAGTACGAGGCCGCCCGCGAGCGCATGGTTCGAACCGTCGCCCACAGAGTCGCGGACGATCGGGTCCTCGAGGCCCTCGAGGACGTCCCGCGCCACGAGTTCGTCCCGCCGGATCGACGGGGCGAGGCCTACGCGGATCGCCCGCTGCCGATCGGGGACGGACAGACGATCAGCGCGCCCCACATGGTCGCGGTCATGGCCGACCGGCTCGACCTCGAGCCCGGCGACGAGGTCCTCGAGATCGGCACCGGCTGCGGCTACCACGCGGCCGTCACCGCCGAGATCGTCGGACCGGAGAACGTCTACAGCGTCGAGTACGGCGAGCAACTCGCCGAGCAGGCCCGAGCACGGCTCGAGGAAATCGGATACGGCGAGATCGACGTCCGCATCGGCGACGGCCGCAACGGTTGGGCGGAACAGGCCCCCTACGACGCGGCGTACTTCACCTGCGCGACGGCGGAACTTCCGGAGCCGGTCGTCGAACAAGTCCGCCCCGGCGGCCGCATCCTCGCACCCGTCGGGACCGGCCGCCAGACGCTCGTCCAGGCCGACAAGCGCGCGGACGGCTCGCTCGAGCGGACGGAACACGGCGGCGTCCGGTTCGTGCAGATGCGCGGCTGA
- a CDS encoding bile acid:sodium symporter family protein, with the protein MDVLRKVVRSQRSLLVVLAATLAGVVAPTLAAPLQPTIPALVAGLIFTSFYGFDSAALTGRGRNVSVPVVLSLGCLYLLTPLALYPVAATVLSGDLLLGVLIVLAAPLTAGSSIIWTRLSGGNALLATVIALVSLLIAPLAMPSLIALFADSTVDIAASEILVDLGAIILGGGLLAVFVPDDAISDDRLDAFSLATIGILIYAGVGASGGAIDVLELAFVSGLAVAALGLSAGLAYVLYARGLRSDDCISVLFSSSMKNLSVSVMVGAMFGGGAIVAGITAFHVVQQIVSSSLVHRLAAVTSTATTQSPQPVTTGQADD; encoded by the coding sequence ATGGATGTACTCCGGAAGGTCGTTCGATCGCAACGGTCGCTTCTCGTCGTTCTCGCTGCGACGCTCGCTGGCGTGGTGGCTCCGACACTCGCTGCGCCGCTCCAACCGACCATCCCCGCTCTCGTCGCCGGTTTGATCTTCACGTCGTTTTACGGGTTCGACTCCGCTGCGTTGACGGGACGGGGGCGAAATGTGTCGGTGCCCGTCGTGCTCTCGCTCGGCTGTCTCTACCTGCTCACGCCGCTCGCGCTGTATCCGGTCGCTGCAACGGTGCTGTCGGGGGACCTCTTGCTCGGCGTCCTCATCGTCCTCGCCGCGCCGCTGACCGCCGGTAGCTCGATCATCTGGACGCGCTTGAGCGGCGGGAACGCGCTGCTGGCGACCGTTATCGCCCTCGTTTCGCTGCTCATCGCACCGCTCGCGATGCCGTCGCTCATCGCGCTGTTCGCCGACTCGACGGTCGATATCGCCGCGTCCGAGATCCTCGTCGACCTCGGCGCGATCATCCTCGGCGGCGGACTCCTCGCGGTTTTCGTTCCAGACGACGCCATCTCCGACGATCGGTTGGACGCGTTCTCCCTCGCGACGATCGGAATCCTGATTTACGCCGGCGTCGGCGCGTCGGGCGGCGCGATCGACGTGCTGGAACTCGCGTTCGTGAGCGGCCTCGCGGTGGCCGCACTGGGGCTCAGCGCCGGCCTCGCGTACGTCCTGTACGCCCGCGGGCTGCGCAGTGACGACTGTATCAGCGTGCTCTTCTCGAGTTCGATGAAGAATCTGAGCGTCTCGGTGATGGTCGGCGCGATGTTCGGCGGCGGCGCGATCGTCGCCGGGATCACCGCGTTCCACGTTGTACAACAGATCGTGAGTAGTTCGCTCGTGCATCGGCTCGCAGCCGTCACATCGACAGCAACGACGCAGTCCCCACAGCCCGTCACGACGGGACAGGCTGACGACTGA